GTGAACTGTCCAATAACATCAAGCAATCCCAACGCTACGAACTGAGAACAAGGCAGAACGATGCTGCAGATTACGAAACGGTGGGGAAGTCTACTGCTGCTGGCTTGTGTCGCTGTATTTACAGTAGGCAAAGCGTGTTCCCAGGAAACGTACGGCCCATACGAGGTCATTGGCTACAACTATACGGATAGAAATATTGCGGCGTTTGATGTCAACGAATTCGGCGCGGGAAGATCCGAAGCTCGCCAGTCTGGTGGAGGCGGTGGTGAAGTATGTTGCCTCGATATCCTGAAGCATGCAAAAACGCTGCTATCAAGGTCAAACTTGGTTTGACCTTGGATCAATATGACAAGAACCTCCCGAATGACACGTATGAAACCGACATTCCAGTGCCCGAGTTACCAAACAAGCGCGATGGCTACATCGAGTTTCACTTCCTGCCAGGAAAAAAATAGAGGCCAAATGGGTGGATTTTCCGACCACGCCGCACATCCCGAACGCTACGAACTGAGAACAGGACAAAACGATGCTGAAGACCATGAAACGCTGGGGAAGTTTGCTACTACTAGCCGGTGTCACTGTATTTACGGTAGGCAAAGCGTGCTCTCAGGAAACGTATGGGCCGTATCACGTCACTGGATACAACTATACGGATCGGAATATAGCCGCATTTGATGTTGACGACTTCGGGGGCGGAGATTCGCAAGCGCACGAAAAAGGCGGCGGCGGTGGAATTGTTTGTTGTCTCGATATCCCGAAGCGTGCCAAAACGCTGCATATCAAAGTCGTGCTTGGTTTGACGTGGGATCAATATAACAAAA
The sequence above is drawn from the Paraburkholderia sprentiae WSM5005 genome and encodes:
- a CDS encoding DUF3304 domain-containing protein is translated as MLQITKRWGSLLLLACVAVFTVGKACSQETYGPYEVIGYNYTDRNIAAFDVNEFGAGRSEARQSGGGGGEVCCLDILKHAKTLLSRSNLV
- a CDS encoding DUF3304 domain-containing protein, which codes for MLKTMKRWGSLLLLAGVTVFTVGKACSQETYGPYHVTGYNYTDRNIAAFDVDDFGGGDSQAHEKGGGGGIVCCLDIPKRAKTLHIKVVLGLTWDQYNKNLPNDTYETDIAVPELPNKRDGYIEFHFLPERKIEAKWVDFPTTPHIPNAKN